agtgcggtaacagccaatgttgTGTGTATAATATTACTACTTACTGTGCagtcttgaagggggggggagaatgctcttaggagctggtgtgatccccacgccggcatccgtgccacttgctccatgcaaactggcatgtaCGCCAGCATAGGGCCACTTACACCGCCACTTACACCCTGGACCGCAGCAGGCAGTGTGGCCCTTGGACACTGGCGAGGCTTCCCACTGGCATTCTCCAGGCGGAAATTCCTGTGCCAGTGTCCTGGGAGCCATTCCTGGagcattttggggggcggagctgccgttaggcagctttcAAACTCCGTTCATGCTGGGAACACCCCCAATGCAACGGTGtgctgcgccaccatttttggtggcacagctttgctgtttgcaatggggccttccccccctttcctttaattttatgtttaaaaaggggggggttgtGTCTGCAGAAGAAAATTATGAACTGAACCCCACAAAAAATGGATACAAACCAAGGAAAGCTTACTTTAAGTTGACCTGCATTTTTTCCATACGCTTCCATGGCTGTTGCTAAAAGACACAAGAGATAAAATAGCAGCATTTTGCATCATGCTATAATTAGCATTTTCAAAAGCAGGAAATTAAGTTTCACAGTACCCTTAGAAGATAAGTATTTCTAAAATGCTAAAGGTATGCACATCTCTCATGAATAGGAAGGCTTCGCTGACAATTGCTTCCTAAATCTGCATATAGCTCCAAGGTAACTGCTATTGTTCATAAGGTTGTCAAAACATAGGGAAGGCATACTAATTAGGCTCCTATTACTTTTTGCTATTTTCAGGGCATTATCTGATCACAAACAGGTCTATATAATTCTTTGTTTGGTGAAGTTCTAAATTAAATAGAGATGCAGATTAGAATATCAACCCATTTAACCTTATAGAAAGGTCCagataagaacaacaacaacctttttctttcttaggtAGAATTTggcaaagaaagaaagcaaaagtcCCAGGTCTCTTTAATTTGTATGGATCTTTTTCTATTATGGATCTTTTTCTATTATGGATTCAGATTGACAGTATTTATACAGATACAGTGCAGAAGTAATGCCATCAAATCTTCTAACTATAGCTTCGGATCTATTATGTTTTTACAGTCCATGCAATTAGTTCAGTTTACACTTACAGGTTTTAATGGACATAGAAAGGAATTTAATGGACATAGAAAGGAATTACTTtgtacaggattgcactgcaattCCTCTTGATGTAGTATGTTACTGTATAATGAATGCTTCTACAAGGAGTTTTGGCAAGAAATATGCTGCCCCTGTCTGTGGGATTACACTGTGAGTTCTAACATTAATAATCTAATGCTTGTTCTCTGTGAATGAATCTTTCTGTTTAGTACAGGTTAGGAACTAGTTTTGTAGCAATTCAACTTATATACATCTATTAAACAAAAAGGTAGTCTTTCAGTTGAGAAATGACAACCGTGCTATACAAAAAAGATGTTTGCCTTCTCCTTGAACACTTTGTTACCAAGACATAAATTCAACCGattacccccacacacatacacaatttgTTATCAGTGTTAAGCTATGTAAAGAATGTTTCTACACTGAGTTTTGAGAAGAAATATGCTGCCCCTGTCTATGGGATTCCACTGGGAGCTCCAGCAATTAATAACCTAATGCCTGTTCTCTGTGAACGAATCTATTACTGTAATAAGTTTTCAtcttcccttttctccaaggagctaagAGTGGTTGAGAGagtgagtagcccaagatcactgAGCAAGTTCCATAGCAGAGGAGGGATCTGAACCTgaatcctagtccgacactctaaccaacACACAATAGCCTGTCAGCTGAACCTGTCACAAAATACATATGCAGATTACAATACTGTGTAGTACAGATTAGtaaacacttgtgtgtgtgtaaagtgccgacaagttgcagctgactaaaggtgaccccgtagggttttcaaggcaagagatgttcaaaggtggttttgccattgtttgcctccatgtgggctcaGAGAACtctgaccggcccaaggtcacccagcaggcttcatgtggaggagtgagaaccgagcctggttctccagattagagtctgccactcttaaccactatgccacgctggctctctagtaagCACTTAGTGCTAATAAACAACtttatcagttgtaattaggataGCAGAGCTTGGATTTTTCTACACCCTTTTAATGCACACTTCAtgaaaaatacatatatttatcCTTACTAACAACTGTAAGAAGTAGGGTacagcagctttggggggggtttcatgaagaataaaaatatatagcATAGTGTCAATAATCATGTGGAGAAGAGAACAGAAGCTATGTGTAATCACAAAACACAGCTCCTTATCATCCACTCAAAGGGTTTCAAATTTTCTTCTACTAGGAATTTAACCATTGATCACCATGCAGAAATTAAATAGCTTTTCCTAGGATGGAGATGGTTGTCATGTAAACTTCATCTGCTAAATGCCTCTGCCAGAGAAATAAATCAATGAATGCCCTAATCCTGCAGAAACACGGCAAATACTGGAATGAACTTCTGTTTGGGTCCAAAGTACCCCTGGACTGCTTTTCATCATCACAATGTTTCTTGTAGAGCacaacggccatttatgcatgggaggctttgccgctctctagatgcacatgtaGAATgcattgggggggaaatgtgcatccagagagcggcaaatccaaggcaaaacctcccatgcataaatggccaataagcccccatgcagttttgagaattaggatgggggaaatgtgcgtccagagagtggccaatccaaggcaaaacctcccatgagtaaatggccaataagcccccatgcggttttttgagaattaggatgggggaaatgtgcacccagagagtggcaaatccaagcccaaGCCTCCCGTGCGTTCCCTCCCCAAGTAAACACGCTCAGGTGGCTTATCTcgccttcctcttctccccccccctcaatcaaCGAAGGCAAGACAGCCAATTTGACTAAggccttttttttaaaaccccccccccccgccggacaACAACCGCCGCTCCAAGGAAGGGAGGAAGCCGGGAACGAGGCCGCGACGCCTCCCGCCCCCTTTCGGCTCTCACCTGGCCACAAAAGGCCAGACGACTCCGCCGCCGCTCGCCTTTGTGGATCCCTCCGAGCAACGCAGGCTGCGGCCGGCTTCCCCCTCAGCAGGCGCCGCTTCCGCCGCAGGCGCCgcgccgccccgcccccccggagCCCGGAAGAGCCGCGGTGAGCGGTTGGTCGCGCGgcggttttttccccctcccccaccgcccTTCTCGAGGTTCTTCCCCGGGGCCGGTTGGgcagcgctgggggggggggctctgccgcCTCTCTGCCTTCCCGCCCAAAAGCGGGCCCTCGCAGGCCTCGCGTCCTGAGCTCGGGCGTCGGCTCCCTGCCTCCGTCGCCAGGGTCCCCACGACGGCACGCCCCTTGCGCCAGCTCTTCGCTTCCGCCGTTGCCGCCCCGCCCCCTCGACGCAGTGGGCCACGTGGTCTTTCGCCCTGAGACGGGGCTTCGTTCGAGCCCCCAACCGGGTTTCGAGGCCGTCGGCGGTGGGCTTGAAATTCAGGCGCTGGTTCTGAGATGGGGCGGCTTTCTTCggtgttctgcctggggggtccGAATAGCCGTCGCTGAATAGAAGGGTTGGGGCGGGGCTgcggctcaggggtagagcatctgcttggcgtgcaggaggtcccaggttcaatccccggcgtctccagttaaagcagtggttcccgacctttttttgaccagggaccactaggacttttttgttcggtgcagggaccccaaggttcaaaataaaaattccgagaatttgaaaataaactttaatcttaactgttagttaaacattaaacttagaataatatttgaatatatttttatcatagagaatttttaattgaaaatattaatttattatgggtttataactttgtttcgcggaccttaatttagttcttgcagacccctgggggtccacggaccccaggttgggaaccagcgagttaaagggactaggcaagcaggtgatgtgaaagacctccgcctgagaccatggagagctgctgccagtctgagtagacaatactgactttgatggatcaaggggtcTGGTTcatgtataaggcagcttcatgtgttcatgtattcactgACCCTCATCCATTAGCATGAAGAATCATGTTCTAAGCTAtcaggttaaatccccggcatctccagttcaagggactaggcaagcaggtgatgtgaaagacccctgcctgagaccctggagagccgctgctggttagagtagacaatactgacttgaatggaccaagggtctgattcagtataaggcagcttcatgtgttcatctgcttggcatgcagaaggccccaggttcaatccccggcatctccagtttaaagggactaggcaagtaggtgatgtgaaagacctcagcccgagaccctggagagccgctaccggtctgagtaggcaatgctgactttgttggacccaagggtctgattcagtataaggcagcttcatgtgttcatctgcacggcatgcagaaggccccaggttcaatccccggcatctccagttaaagggaccaggcaagtaggtgatgtgaaagacctcagcccgagaccctgtagagccgctgccggtctgagtaggcaatactgactttgttggattcaagggtctgattcagtataaggcagcttcatgtgttcatctgcttggcatgcagaagatcccaggttcaatccccggcatctccagttaaagggaccaggcaagtaggtgatgtgaaagatccctgcctgagaccctggagagctgctgccagcctgagtaggcaatattgactttgttggacccaagggtctgattcagtataaggcagcttcatgtgttcatctgcttggcatgcagaaggccccaggttcaatccccggcatctccagtttaaagggactaggcaagtaggtgatgtgaaagacctcagcccgagaccctggagagccgctaccggtctgagtaggcaatgctgacttggatggaccaagggtctgattcagtataaggcagcttcatgtggtcaggTGGGTTTTTGGTCCCCGCtcttgtatatacatatatatatgtgtgtgtgtataatttgatatatatataatatgatcAAATCTTTGGCGTATGCTGTGACTTTGATTTAATTTTAGCAGTAACTATCTCaaagagtagaaaagagcaagagtccagtagcaccttaaagactaacagaaatattttctggcatggtatgagctttttaaaggtgctactggactcttgctcttttctactactgcagacaggctaacacggctacccactgtgaattagctcaAAGAGGTGATTCACAACCATGTGAAATAGGAAATCTTTAAAATTGGTTATTACTTTAGAAGGTTAATAACCGATATGCAGCTTCTCACTGAAATCCTATAAACGCAATTTCGACAGAACGGCAACTGCATTCACTCAGTATCTCTTCATCATGCTCGAGGACCTGTGCATGCTCAGCAAGTAGAATTACTACATCTAATGAAAGTTTGCTTAGGCCCAcgaaagtcttcgacaatattttgaagttaGGTTTGTTTGGGTACTTTTAGGCAAACAGACTAAAAATGTAAAGTAATTGAGTAATTTTAAGTGGCACAAACCTTTCCAGACATCCCATAACAGTAATAATGTGAAACAGCTCATCCTGCTTGAGTAGAAAGGGGCTAGAGTTAGATGCCATGCAGTATGACATACAAGCAGATTCTTAGTGGCAGGCTGCATCTGAACTCTTAGGCAAAATGCAAACTAATTTTTCCTAGTAAAAGCAGCAGATTAGTCAATACCTTCTATGGTGGTGGTGCTTAAATGTAGTCTAGGGACCACAAGCCATCCTGCTATACTTTCAGGTGGTTTTCAAGAGCATGATGGAAAATAAGAGGACCATGCTGAAGCATTTTCTACATAATGTAAAGGCAACTTGCTTTTGAGTTGAAATGTAGAATTCTTTGATGTTTCTGGTTTCTACTTCAAATAGTACTTTTATTGTTAAAGATGCAATCTGCTTTTCAATTTAAACTTTAGCAAAGTAAGTAGTTGTAGTGGAAACTTCAAATGCTACACTGATTGCATATAAAGCTATCCTCTTGTGCATGTATATAGCATGTGTATGCATTTTTAATTTGGTTCTTTAAAAACCCAGTAGTAAATATAACTTGGGAATCTTTTAAGAGttctgccagcgtggtggttaTAAAGTAAAACTACAAAGTAATATTCAAACCAAAGGGAACCAGAATTGTGATACTTAGTAAACATAAGTTTAAAAAGCACTGATCTGTGGCAAATGGCATAGCTTTTCCACAATATATGCATACAGTACATATTTTAAGTCTGATTTGAATCAAAGAAAGAATTAAACAATGGGCTATTTATAAATTGCTTCAGACTCTTAGAATTGGCACTATTACACATTTATTAGAAAAGGACAGACATTGATCTGTAGCCCATCATAATGCTTGCGTCTGTTTAGACAGATCTCTGAAGAATAACTGAAGTATCTAGAAGCATTTGCCATTACTTTCAAGCAGCATGAACGTAAGTATGTTTTACATATATTTTACACAAAGCTGACCTGAAAGCCAGAATTATTTAGCAGTGATACTTCAAAGACTTCAGTAGGAAATTGCTGGCTTATACTCCATCAATAGGTCTCCTGGCCAGGAGCTCAATAAGTCTAATAATTCTTTCATTCTCTAAACATGTTAAATTCTTAATATAGCTAAGTGATCGGTGTTACCACCAATTACAGCTATTGTGAATTATTCCTATGCTTATCTGTATGCTCTTCATATTTGCACAGAAATGTCCCAAACTAGAATTTTTAAcccactgcctttctccccaatggggttccaaagcagcttatgtggttctctactccattttatcctcacaacaacactgcaagataaattaggctgagaacatgtaactggcccaagatcacccagtcagttttcatggcagaatggaaatTTGAGCCCGGGCCTTCTAGATCCTAGTACGGCATTCTAATGGCATTCTAACAACTTCTGTAAATCAACCACTATAAAAGTTAACTGGACTCTAACCCTTTCTGGAGGGTCTGTTTAAGATCATACTCTGTATcacactgttttcaatgggcggTATGCCCAGcttgcccactgaaatcagtgagatGTAAACATATTTAATTTGATAGGCTTATATGGGCTATCATGCCCTGATGAGGGGGTAGTTGTGGAGGATGTTGAGAATTGTGATTTCTCTTACTAAGACTATCTAATGAAGTCAGGCCTTGACAATTGCCAATATTCTTGATGTTGAAAGAACCTGAAAATATTTTCCTGAAAAAGTATGCCTTTATGACATGACCTCTTTTCatctattttatttgtagtggTTGAAAATTATTGAGGATCTGAGCTTCAGAAAACTAATATGTGGTTCAAAGTGCCCAGACAAACTAAACTATGACTTTAACAAAAACGGTGAGCTTAGGCATGCAGATACCAATGAACCTTTTGTTTTTCATTATAACAATTCCCATGACAGTAATCATAAACGTTATGAAGTTCTTGGACACTTAATCACCCAGTATGTTTATGAACTTCTGGAACAGGTTTGCAAACTGCAAAAAATTTACATCCCAATAGATGTTCTAGATAATGAGCCTAAGAGTTTCTTTTTCATGAGTGAGAATGCATTAGGAAATGGTGTGACTCTAGTTGTTCTTCTTCAAGACCGGGGAGTCTTTCGTGCTGGTCAGTGGGATCAAAAGGCCATAATCCATGAAGGGCTCCAACATGGAACTCAGATACCATTAATTACAATGGCTCTGCAGTACAGTTGGGAAGTGATTGTGTTAAATCCCAACGACAATTTCCTTGATCTGAAGACAGAAAACGAAGAATCCTGTTGTGTTTTAAAGTCATCACATGTAATCCCCAAAAGATGCAACAGCAGCCCTGAAGAGCATACAACATATGTTTGGGACCATTTCATTTCAAAGAATACAGCTGGGAAGGTGGCTTTCATTGCTCACGGCTATGGAGGATTGGTTTTCATTAACTTACTCATGCAAAGAACTTTTGACGTTATGAACAAGGTGTACGCTGTTGCTCTTGTTGACTCTACTCACCACACATTGCACCAGACACAAGGTAATTGCCAGGTGCAGGAATGGATCCAGAAGCATTGCAGGaaatggatatcaaataataaacCTCTAGATAAAGTAGTCGGCCGCTCTATGAAAACAGATTGCCCTACAGTCTCTGCAGGAACTGAAAAACATAGTCTTGCTCCTTCCTTTACTCTGCAGTCCATTTTCAAATATCTTAAGAATGAACTGAAAGTCAGCACTAAAGCACACTACATTCGTTCTCCTGTAGCAACAAGTAGAAAAGTCATGAAAAAAAACTGAGCTTGTGTATTGCTCATACTCTTCCCTGTCGTCAGTAAAAGTGACATATTGCCTTATAGCTGCCTTAGCTCACCTTTGTAgcattatacatattttatttagACATGAAACATATTATTTAAGTTATAATCTCTTTAATCTGTAATGTTTCATTATTTCAATGCAAACTTGTGTTTGAATGTAGCAGCTGTTCTTTtgtcataaaataaaaacagtttaTGGCGaagtttgttttctttaaaaaaatattggtgTAAACCTGTTAAAAAAATCAGTTGGATGGAACCTACCAGATTTCTGTTGCCACAACAGGAAATGGGGCAATCTTATCCAGTTGTCCTCATGTGGCTtttatccatgcaggtcccaGTCTTTGGTGTATAGCCTTTGAAGTGGGGAGGAGGAACGACCGCCATGAACTAATGGAAAGTTGGTAAAACCTAACGCACTTactgtgccaccctaagcagaattgTACCCTTTTAAGCCCAGTGACTTTAATGGGCTGAATAgggtgtaacactgtttagga
This sequence is a window from Euleptes europaea isolate rEulEur1 chromosome 12, rEulEur1.hap1, whole genome shotgun sequence. Protein-coding genes within it:
- the LOC130485235 gene encoding putative protein FAM172B: MNWLKIIEDLSFRKLICGSKCPDKLNYDFNKNGELRHADTNEPFVFHYNNSHDSNHKRYEVLGHLITQYVYELLEQVCKLQKIYIPIDVLDNEPKSFFFMSENALGNGVTLVVLLQDRGVFRAGQWDQKAIIHEGLQHGTQIPLITMALQYSWEVIVLNPNDNFLDLKTENEESCCVLKSSHVIPKRCNSSPEEHTTYVWDHFISKNTAGKVAFIAHGYGGLVFINLLMQRTFDVMNKVYAVALVDSTHHTLHQTQGNCQVQEWIQKHCRKWISNNKPLDKVVGRSMKTDCPTVSAGTEKHSLAPSFTLQSIFKYLKNELKVSTKAHYIRSPVATSRKVMKKN